From the Oscillospiraceae bacterium genome, one window contains:
- the aroF gene encoding 3-deoxy-7-phosphoheptulonate synthase, with protein sequence MIVVLKNNTPPEQEENLIRWFENQDIKVHISKGEYNTVLGLIGDASKVDTDLIEGLEIVQSVTRITEPFKKANRKFHPDDSVIDCGGIKIGGGNFQFIAGPCSVESPEQISGIARDVHKAGAKLLRGGAFKPRTSPYDFQGLKAEGIELLLHAKKETGMPIVTEIMNANHLSLFEEVDVIQVGARNMQNFELLKELGKTNKPILLKRGLANTLKELLMSAEYIMAGGNENIILCERGIRTFETYTRNTLDLSAVPMLRQLTHLPIVIDPSHACGVSKLVAPMALAAAACGADGLMIEVHNDPKNALCDGPQALTPEQFSQLAQRVLDVRNVVEAYY encoded by the coding sequence ATGATAGTAGTACTTAAAAACAATACACCCCCGGAACAGGAAGAAAACCTTATCAGATGGTTTGAAAATCAGGATATAAAAGTTCATATATCAAAGGGCGAGTACAACACGGTACTGGGGCTTATAGGCGACGCCAGCAAGGTAGACACCGACCTTATTGAAGGGCTTGAGATTGTACAAAGTGTAACACGCATCACTGAGCCATTCAAAAAAGCAAACAGAAAATTTCACCCCGATGACAGTGTTATAGACTGCGGAGGAATTAAAATCGGCGGCGGTAATTTCCAGTTCATTGCGGGTCCATGCTCCGTGGAATCGCCCGAGCAGATAAGCGGTATCGCACGTGATGTTCACAAGGCAGGTGCAAAGCTTCTCAGGGGAGGTGCATTCAAGCCCCGCACTTCGCCTTACGATTTCCAGGGTCTTAAAGCTGAAGGCATTGAGCTTCTTTTGCACGCAAAAAAAGAAACAGGCATGCCGATAGTAACCGAAATAATGAACGCAAATCACCTTTCGCTGTTTGAAGAAGTGGACGTCATACAGGTTGGTGCACGCAACATGCAGAATTTCGAGCTTTTAAAAGAGCTTGGCAAAACAAACAAACCCATCCTTTTGAAAAGAGGTCTTGCCAACACTCTCAAGGAGCTTCTCATGAGTGCGGAATACATCATGGCGGGCGGTAACGAAAACATTATTCTGTGCGAACGTGGTATACGCACTTTTGAGACCTACACACGAAATACACTCGATCTTTCCGCAGTACCCATGCTCCGCCAGCTTACCCATCTGCCGATTGTAATCGACCCCAGCCATGCATGCGGTGTTTCAAAGCTTGTAGCTCCCATGGCACTTGCGGCGGCTGCTTGCGGTGCGGACGGCCTTATGATAGAGGTGCACAACGACCCGAAGAATGCACTTTGTGACGGTCCTCAGGCGCTTACGCCCGAGCAGTTCTCCCAGCTTGCACAGCGTGTTCTTGACGTACGGAATGTGGTAGAAGCTTATTACTGA
- a CDS encoding prephenate dehydrogenase: MNIAIIGLGLIGGSLAKAFVRAGHTVYASDINNAVEDAAIMHGACHGKCDGHIGECDMVFVALYPEATVEYIADHSAEFKKGSIVVDTCGVKQSVCDKCFETAQKNGFHFIGGHPMAGKQFSGFKYSDADLFDGATMIIVPKHYEDMAIIGKLHDVLKEIGFKSVTTTTAVEHDRMIAFTSQLAHIVSNAYVKSPTAEKHHNFSAGSYRDLTRVAKLNENMWSELFDLNRDALVFELDSIIKSLTEYKDAIAAGNRSAVCELLRDGRLKKEAIDTEWQERN, encoded by the coding sequence ATGAATATAGCAATCATCGGTCTGGGGCTTATCGGCGGTTCTCTCGCCAAAGCTTTTGTCAGGGCGGGACATACGGTATACGCTTCAGATATAAATAATGCGGTTGAGGATGCCGCCATTATGCACGGAGCCTGTCACGGAAAATGCGATGGGCATATAGGTGAATGCGACATGGTTTTTGTGGCTCTTTACCCGGAAGCAACCGTAGAATACATCGCCGACCACTCGGCAGAATTCAAAAAAGGCAGTATTGTTGTAGACACCTGCGGTGTAAAGCAGTCGGTATGTGACAAATGCTTTGAAACGGCACAAAAAAACGGTTTTCACTTTATAGGCGGTCACCCCATGGCGGGAAAACAGTTTTCGGGCTTTAAGTATTCCGATGCAGATCTTTTTGACGGAGCAACCATGATAATCGTACCCAAGCATTACGAGGATATGGCAATCATCGGGAAACTGCATGATGTACTCAAAGAAATAGGCTTTAAGTCCGTCACTACAACCACAGCTGTCGAGCATGACCGCATGATAGCCTTCACCTCACAGCTGGCTCACATTGTATCCAATGCTTATGTCAAAAGCCCAACAGCCGAAAAGCACCACAATTTCTCAGCAGGAAGCTACCGCGATCTTACCCGCGTTGCAAAACTTAATGAAAATATGTGGAGTGAGCTTTTTGACCTTAACAGAGATGCACTGGTATTTGAGCTGGACAGCATCATAAAATCTCTGACCGAATATAAAGATGCCATTGCGGCAGGCAATCGCAGTGCGGTATGCGAGCTTTTACGCGACGGACGTCTGAAAAAGGAGGCTATCGACACCGAATGGCAGGAACGAAACTGA
- the aroB gene encoding 3-dehydroquinate synthase produces the protein MRAFTRRTSEKGGYRHRMAGTKLKEIKVVNAYSVYIGNGILSMVGKKAAEAAKSRKALVVTDDNIPKDYINTVRSSLIAEGFDVWEFIFPHGERSKNISTYIELQNFAAQKRLCRSDIMIALGGGVVGDITGFAAATYMRGINYIQVPTSLLAAVDSSVGGKTAIDLEAGKNLVGAFYRPSAVICDISLLKTLPDEFVRDGMAEVIKYAHIREAKLLEILENSDGILQSIKDGTQSERIADIIARCVQLKADIVNADEFESGERALLNFGHTAGHAVEAVSDFGISHGHAVAIGMCVFARGAVNTGLCDKSVCESIISLNEKYGLPTDTSYCNEELFNAALSDKKSGGNYIKTVIPNKRANCIIKKMTYDELYEFLKSGLEH, from the coding sequence ATGCGAGCTTTTACGCGACGGACGTCTGAAAAAGGAGGCTATCGACACCGAATGGCAGGAACGAAACTGAAAGAAATAAAAGTTGTCAATGCTTACAGTGTTTATATCGGAAACGGCATTCTGTCCATGGTCGGAAAAAAAGCCGCCGAGGCGGCAAAAAGCCGTAAGGCATTGGTGGTCACGGATGACAACATTCCAAAAGATTATATTAATACGGTTCGCAGTTCTCTCATAGCGGAGGGCTTTGATGTATGGGAATTCATTTTCCCGCACGGGGAGCGTTCCAAAAATATTTCCACCTATATTGAATTACAGAATTTTGCCGCACAAAAAAGGCTTTGCAGAAGTGATATAATGATTGCCTTGGGCGGAGGTGTTGTGGGTGACATTACGGGCTTTGCCGCCGCCACATACATGCGCGGTATCAATTACATTCAGGTGCCCACATCACTTCTGGCGGCTGTGGATTCCTCAGTCGGCGGAAAAACCGCAATTGATCTGGAGGCGGGCAAGAACCTTGTCGGGGCTTTTTACCGTCCATCTGCGGTAATATGCGATATATCTCTTCTCAAAACACTGCCTGATGAGTTTGTACGTGACGGAATGGCAGAGGTTATAAAATATGCTCACATACGGGAAGCAAAGCTTCTGGAAATTCTGGAAAACAGCGACGGGATTCTGCAAAGCATCAAAGACGGTACACAGTCTGAAAGAATAGCCGATATCATCGCACGCTGTGTTCAGCTTAAAGCTGACATAGTCAATGCAGACGAATTCGAGTCGGGTGAACGCGCTCTGCTCAATTTCGGTCATACAGCCGGCCATGCGGTGGAAGCGGTTTCGGATTTCGGCATTTCACACGGACACGCCGTGGCAATCGGAATGTGTGTGTTCGCGCGCGGAGCAGTAAATACCGGCTTATGTGATAAGTCGGTATGCGAAAGCATTATTTCGCTTAACGAAAAGTACGGGCTTCCCACCGATACAAGCTACTGTAACGAGGAGCTTTTCAACGCCGCCTTGTCAGATAAAAAGAGCGGTGGAAATTACATAAAAACAGTAATTCCGAACAAAAGAGCAAATTGTATCATCAAAAAAATGACTTATGATGAGCTTTACGAATTTTTGAAGTCGGGATTGGAGCACTGA
- the aroA gene encoding 3-phosphoshikimate 1-carboxyvinyltransferase: protein MDITLSPKNLCGNITDIIASKSLAHRALICAAFADSPTVIKCNSSSDDIRATVGVLRSIGAKIDIDGNIYTVTPVFDIPQSQVKIDFGESGSTMRFMIPVLGALGINAQMITHGRLTTRPLSPLYEELVKHGMVLSEQGKCPLYCHGRLEDNNYTISGNVSSQFISGLMFALAVTNGGTITVKGKLESASYVELTIDMLEKFGVSVTQNENVFTVHDTSLTSPKEICIEGDWSNAAFWLCAGALSEKGVTVSPISSDSIQGDKAILDALCAFGAGISYTKTGVCVRKNRLTASDIDASDIPDLVPVISVVAAMCSGTTVINNISRLRYKESDRVATVREMLGNLGIKTQADENTLTVFGGKILGGTVDSHNDHRIAMSAAVASCVSLGDITITNAQAVSKSYPDFFEQITTLGAVVHKKEQ from the coding sequence ATGGATATTACACTTTCACCAAAAAATCTGTGCGGAAATATAACTGACATAATAGCATCAAAATCTCTCGCCCACCGTGCACTTATATGTGCCGCTTTTGCAGACAGCCCCACCGTTATTAAATGCAACTCATCATCAGATGACATTCGCGCAACGGTAGGTGTATTACGTTCCATAGGTGCTAAAATAGACATAGACGGAAATATTTATACTGTTACGCCTGTTTTTGATATTCCCCAATCACAGGTAAAAATCGATTTTGGCGAAAGCGGATCCACCATGAGATTTATGATTCCCGTACTGGGAGCGTTGGGCATCAATGCACAAATGATAACGCACGGCAGACTCACCACACGCCCCCTCTCCCCTCTGTACGAGGAGCTGGTGAAACACGGCATGGTGCTTTCGGAGCAAGGAAAATGTCCTCTTTACTGCCATGGCAGGTTAGAAGATAACAATTACACAATAAGCGGTAATGTCAGTTCACAGTTCATATCGGGCCTTATGTTCGCTCTTGCCGTAACAAACGGCGGTACAATAACCGTAAAGGGCAAGCTGGAATCCGCTTCGTATGTAGAGCTGACCATAGATATGCTCGAAAAATTCGGCGTTTCGGTTACTCAAAATGAAAACGTATTCACTGTCCATGATACATCGCTTACATCTCCAAAAGAAATATGCATAGAAGGCGACTGGTCAAACGCGGCTTTCTGGCTTTGCGCGGGAGCACTCAGTGAAAAAGGGGTTACGGTTTCTCCTATTTCATCGGACAGCATACAAGGTGACAAAGCAATTCTTGATGCTTTATGTGCCTTTGGTGCAGGTATATCGTACACCAAAACAGGAGTGTGTGTCAGAAAAAACAGACTCACCGCCTCTGACATTGATGCCTCCGATATTCCCGACCTTGTTCCCGTAATTTCGGTTGTTGCGGCAATGTGCAGCGGAACAACGGTTATAAACAATATTTCACGTTTGAGATACAAGGAAAGTGACAGAGTCGCCACTGTGCGTGAAATGCTGGGGAATCTGGGCATAAAAACGCAAGCTGATGAAAACACTCTTACCGTATTCGGCGGAAAAATACTGGGCGGAACAGTGGATTCACACAATGACCACCGTATTGCAATGTCAGCAGCCGTAGCAAGTTGTGTGTCACTCGGCGACATAACCATAACAAATGCACAGGCAGTATCAAAAAGCTATCCCGATTTTTTCGAACAGATTACCACTCTCGGTGCCGTTGTGCACAAAAAGGAGCAATAA
- the aroC gene encoding chorismate synthase, with protein MNTYGTKLKISIFGQSHSDAIGVSIDGLPAGFSIDTNALAAFTARRAPGQDKLSTTRKEADIPEIISGIADGKTCGAPLCAIIKNGDCRSRDYDKLKKVPRPGHADYAAYIKFGGCNDIRGGGQFSGRLTAPLCIAGGIALQILDSMGIKIAAHIYEIAGIKDTPFDPVNVCGNDFSRIGSFPVLNGDAGEKMAQAVLEAKKDGDSVGGIIECAVIGLEAGYGSPMFEGVENVISQAVFAIPAVKGIEFGAGFEVARMRGSQNNDSFITDGVTVHTKTNNSGGILGGITTGMPIIFRAAFKPTPSIALQQKSVNMEELNNCNLIVEGRHDPCVVPRAVVAVEAATAVAVLDMILQGK; from the coding sequence ATGAATACTTACGGAACAAAGCTCAAAATCAGTATATTTGGTCAATCGCATTCGGACGCCATAGGAGTATCAATAGACGGACTCCCCGCAGGATTCTCAATAGATACCAACGCTCTGGCGGCATTTACCGCACGGCGCGCCCCGGGTCAGGACAAGCTTTCCACAACGCGCAAGGAAGCCGATATTCCCGAAATAATATCCGGCATTGCCGACGGAAAAACTTGTGGTGCTCCGCTTTGTGCCATTATAAAAAACGGAGACTGCCGTTCAAGGGATTATGACAAATTAAAGAAAGTCCCCCGTCCGGGTCATGCAGATTATGCGGCATATATCAAATTCGGCGGATGCAACGACATTCGCGGAGGAGGTCAGTTTTCGGGCAGGCTTACGGCTCCGCTGTGTATCGCGGGCGGTATTGCTTTACAAATACTTGATTCCATGGGTATAAAAATAGCCGCTCATATATATGAAATTGCAGGTATCAAGGACACACCCTTTGACCCCGTCAATGTCTGCGGCAATGATTTCAGCCGTATCGGAAGCTTTCCCGTGCTGAATGGTGATGCAGGCGAAAAGATGGCTCAGGCTGTTCTGGAAGCGAAAAAGGACGGAGATTCGGTAGGCGGTATTATAGAATGCGCGGTCATCGGGTTGGAAGCAGGCTACGGCTCACCTATGTTTGAGGGTGTTGAAAATGTTATTTCGCAAGCTGTTTTTGCCATTCCCGCCGTCAAAGGAATTGAGTTTGGTGCCGGCTTTGAAGTCGCACGCATGCGCGGCTCACAAAACAACGACAGCTTTATAACCGACGGTGTAACGGTGCACACAAAAACCAACAACAGCGGCGGTATACTCGGCGGAATCACCACCGGTATGCCAATCATTTTCCGCGCCGCGTTCAAACCCACGCCCTCAATAGCGCTTCAGCAAAAAAGTGTTAATATGGAAGAATTGAATAATTGCAATCTGATTGTAGAAGGACGCCACGACCCATGTGTGGTCCCGCGTGCAGTTGTTGCGGTAGAAGCAGCAACCGCCGTTGCAGTTCTTGACATGATATTACAAGGAAAATAA
- a CDS encoding bifunctional chorismate mutase/prephenate dehydratase: protein MDIKELRNEIDNINTQFVELYKKRMAVSAEIADYKKQNNLPVFDPQRERELLVNVSDQAGEEFEAGVRVLFSMLMELSRSYQNRRIAAQSPLAIEMKNALENTPALFPEKAVVACQGTEGANSQAACEKLFALPNIMYFNNFESVFSAVESGLCRYGILPLENSTAGSVRQVYDLMIKKKFSIVRSVRVQINHVLLAKPGVKLEDITEIISHEQAIAQCSEYIKSKNLTVTECENTATASRAVAQSDKKNVAAIASRSCAELYGLNILDSNIQNNANNYTRFICISNKLEIYPGADRTSMMMVTSHKPGSLYRVLSRFFALGVNLTKLESRPIPGRDFEFRFYFDISESVYSPALTQLICELENELEEFSYLGSYSEVI from the coding sequence ATGGATATTAAAGAATTGAGAAATGAAATTGACAATATAAACACTCAGTTTGTAGAACTGTATAAAAAAAGAATGGCCGTATCCGCTGAAATTGCAGATTACAAAAAACAGAACAATTTGCCTGTTTTCGACCCTCAAAGAGAGCGCGAGCTTCTTGTAAATGTATCCGATCAGGCAGGTGAAGAATTCGAGGCCGGTGTAAGAGTTTTGTTTTCCATGCTCATGGAGCTTTCGCGTTCTTATCAGAACCGCCGTATAGCAGCCCAGTCGCCTCTCGCGATTGAAATGAAAAACGCTTTGGAAAACACTCCCGCTCTGTTCCCCGAAAAAGCAGTAGTGGCATGCCAGGGAACCGAAGGAGCGAACTCCCAGGCGGCTTGCGAAAAACTGTTCGCATTACCCAACATCATGTACTTCAACAATTTTGAAAGTGTTTTTTCAGCAGTAGAAAGCGGTCTGTGCCGTTATGGTATTCTGCCGTTGGAAAACAGTACTGCAGGCTCTGTACGCCAGGTATATGACCTTATGATAAAGAAAAAATTCAGCATTGTACGCAGTGTACGTGTTCAAATTAATCATGTACTTCTGGCAAAGCCCGGTGTGAAATTGGAGGATATTACCGAAATAATTTCACACGAACAGGCAATCGCACAGTGCAGCGAATATATCAAGAGCAAAAATCTCACCGTAACTGAATGCGAAAATACCGCAACAGCTTCAAGAGCAGTTGCGCAGTCGGACAAAAAGAATGTTGCCGCAATAGCCTCGCGTTCCTGTGCCGAGCTTTACGGACTTAATATACTGGATTCCAATATTCAGAATAATGCCAATAACTACACTCGCTTTATCTGCATTTCAAATAAGCTTGAAATATATCCCGGTGCAGACCGTACATCCATGATGATGGTAACCTCACACAAGCCCGGTTCTCTATACCGTGTGCTTTCTCGTTTCTTCGCGTTGGGCGTAAACCTTACAAAGCTGGAAAGCCGTCCCATACCCGGACGCGACTTTGAATTCAGATTCTATTTTGACATTTCAGAGTCGGTATACTCCCCCGCCCTCACCCAGCTTATATGCGAATTGGAAAATGAGCTCGAAGAATTCTCGTATCTCGGAAGCTACTCCGAGGTGATATGA